Within the Methanolinea sp. genome, the region GACACCATCGTCAAGATGGCCCAGCCCTTCACCTACAGGTACCCCCTGATCGAGGGGCAGGGGAACTTCGGCTCGATCGACGGCGACGCGCCCGCGGCGATGCGGTACACGGAGGTGCGGCTGAGCCCCCTCGCAGAGGAGCTCCTCCACGACATCGAGAAGGAGACCGTCGCGTTCGTCCCCAACTTCGACGAGTCGCTCACCGAGCCGACCGTCCTCCCGGGGAAGGTCCCCAACCTCCTCGTCAACGGGTCGAGCGGGATCGCCGTCGGGATGGCGACGAACATGCCGCCGCACAACCTCCGCGAGGTCTGCAACGCGATCATCCAGTACCTCGAGACGCCCGACGCCCCGCTCGAGGTCTTCATGCAGCACCTCCCGGGCCCCGACTTCCCGACGGGCGGCATCATCATGGGCACGGAGGGGATCCGCACCGCGTACCAGACAGGGCAGGGCAGGGTCGTCGTGAGGGGTGTCGCCGAGATCGAGGAGAGGGGGAGCCGCGGGGAGCGGATCGTCATCACCGAGATCCCGTTCCAGGTCAACAAGGCGAGGCTGGTGGAGTCCATCGCCACCCTCGTCAAGGAGAAGAAGATCGAGGGGATCTCCGACATCCGCGACGAGTCGGACAAGGAGGGCCTGCGGGTCGTCATCGACGTGAGGAAGGGCGCGTCGGCCTCTGTCATCCTCAACCAGCTCTACAAGCACACCGCGCTCGAGAGCACGTTTGGCATCATCAACCTCGCGATCGTCGAGAACCAGCCGCGCATCCTCTCCCTCGTCGACCTCTTCCGGGAGTTCGTCGCCCACAGGACCGAGGTGATCAGGCGCCGGAGCGAGTACGACAGGAAGAAGGCGCTCGAGAGGGTCCACGTCCTCGACGGGCTCCTCCTCGCCCTCTCCCGCATCGACGAGGTGATCGCGGCCATCAGGGCCTCCGAGACGGCAGAGGCCGCGAGGGACACCCTCATCTCCCGGTTCGGCCTTACCGAGCCGCAGGCCTCGGCCATCCTCCAGATGCAGCTGCGCAGGCTCGCGGCGCTCGAGCGGCAGAAGATACAGGAGGAGAGGGACGAGCTCTCCCGGGAGATCGCGCGCCTCACCGAGATCCTCTCCGACGAGAGGAACATCCGCGCGGAGATCCGCAAGGAACTCCTCGCGCTCGCGGAGAAGTACGGGGACCCGCGGAGGACGAGGATATCCGAGGAGGTGACCGCGATCGAGAGGGAGGACCTCATCGAGGACAAGCAGGTCCTCGTCTCGCTCACGGCGCTCAACTACATAAAGAGGATGGACCTCGACACGTACCGCCAGCAGAGGCGCGGGGGGAAGGGCATCATCGGGATGGCGACGAGGGAGGAGGACTACGTGACGGACGTCTTCGTCGCGCACATGCACGACTACCTCCTCTGCTTCACGACGAGCGGCAGGGCCTACTGGCTCAAGGTGTACGACATCCCGGAGGGCTCGCGGACGAGCCGGGGGAAGGCGATCGCAAACCTCCTCAACCTCGACAACGAGAAGGTGACGACGGTCATCCCCGTCCGCGAGTTCTCGCCCGACAAGTACCTCTTCTTCGCGACGCGGAAGGGGATGGTCCTCCGCGTCCCGCTCGAGGAGTTCTCGAGGCCCCGCTCCACGGGGATCATCGCGATGACCCTGCGGGAGGGCGATTCGCTCGTCGACGTTAAGATCACCGACGGGAACCGCGAGGTCATCCTCACGACCCGGAAGGGCCAGAGCCTCCGGTTCCACGAGTCCGCGGTGACGGGGCACCACAGGGGCGCGATGGGCGTCATCGGGATCCGGCTGCGGGGCAACGACGAGCTCCGTGCGGTCTCCCTCGTCGAGAAGGACCACCTCCTCACGGTCACCGAGAGCGGCTACGGCAAGCGCACGGAGTTCTCGGAGTTCCACGGCCACGGGAGGGGGACGATGGGCGTGCGCAACATCCTCACGGAGTTCCGGGGCGGCGTCGTGGACGCGAAAGCCGTCTCCGAGGACGACGAGATCATCCTGATGAGCGCGTCGGGAATCGCCATCAGGACCAAGGTCTCCGAGATCTCGGTCCAGAAGAGGAGCACCCGCGGTGTACGGATCATGAAGATGGAAGAGGGAGACCGCGTCGTCGGCTTTGCGATCCTGCGGCCCGAGATGGGAGACTGAACCCCCATCCCCCCTCCGCGACACTTTTTTTCGCGATACATTCATCCCGGTGCGGGTCTCTCTCTCCCACGATGTACCAGACGAGGATCACCGTGGAGACGCGTGGGGAGGGGGACATCGTCGACATCACCCCCCGTGTGCGGGAGGCCATCCGGGAGAGCGGTGCCCGTGAAGGCCTCGCGAACGTCTTTGTCGCGGGGTCTACCGCGGCCGTGACGACGATAGAGTACGAGAAGGGAGTCCTGCAGGACCTCCGGAGGGCGCTCTCCGGGATCGCGCCCGAGTCCGTCCCCTACGCCCACGACGCCGCGTGGGGGGACGGCAACGGCCGGTCGCACGTCAAGGCCGCGATCGTGGGGCCCTCCCTCACGATCCCCGTGACGGGCGGGGAGCCTGCGCTCGGGACGTGGCAACAGGTCGTCCTCCTCGAGCTCGACGTGAGGGAGTCAAGGAGGCGGACGGTCACCATCACGGTCCTCCCGTGACGAAAAAGTATCGCTCCGGTGCGGGAGATCCCCACACCGCGGGTCGCCCCCGGTGGGAGCGGCAGCCGGTCTCTTCAGTCCAGCGGGATCGTCTCCAGCTGCGAGACGAGCTCCCAGATCCGCGTCCGCGCGTGGACAGGCATGTTCGGATCGTTGCTGATCTCGTCGATCTTCGAGATCGCCTCCGCGGCCCGCAGCCCCGATTTCTTGGAGGTGTTCATCAGCAACTGGCGGGTCTCGTCCGCGACCCTCCGGATGTTCCGCGGGATGGTGCTGTCATCCATGATGTGCTGGAGCATCTGGATGCAGTTCTCGATGGTCTTCTCAGGGTTGGTCATGGGTATCCCCTCCGGTGTCTCTCGCGAAAAACTCATCTATAACGAGTCATTCCTGAACCATACTTATATAGAGGACAGGCAATATAAACCATGCGAAATGACGGCGGGAGGAGAGACGGGACCGGGCGTGCGCGAGGACGAGGTCATGGCCCGGTACCTCCTGAAGGGCGGCAGGATGCTCTCCGCGACCTGCCCGGCCTGCGGGTGCCCCCTCTTCGACGTGAAGGGGGAGACGCTCTGCGTGGTCTGCAGGGAGAAGGAGGGAGGACGCGGCGTCCCCCCGGGAACCGCGCCGGTGCCCGCGCCGGCCGCGGGGGAGCAGGGGATACCCGCCGTGCGCGGCGGGAGGGTGCGTGAGGCACTCGAGCGCGCGGTCGTTGCCCTCTGCGCGAGGGCCGAGTGCGAAGAGGACCCGCGCCGCGCGAGGATCCTCATGGAGGCCGTCCGCGCCGGCGTGGAGGCGCTGCGGGCACTCCCCCCGGAACCCGGTCAGGAGTAGGGTGCCTCCGAGACCTCCCTCACCTTCCTCGCCCTCTCCTTTCCTATCCCCTTCACCCTGACGAGGTCTTCCTCGCGCGCGTTGACCACGGCCTGCACGGACCCAAAGTGCGAGAGGAGGGCGCGCGCGTGCCGCAACCCGATGCCCGGGAAAGACGCGATGACCATCTCGGCCTGCGCCCGCGGGGACTCGGCGGACTTCCGGATGGGCAGTGTCCTCTCCCTCTCTCCTCCCTCCTCGCGCCGCGCGAGGACCGCGATGATCTGGGCGGTCTCCTCCTCGCTCCGCGAGAAGAGCACGGATATCCCGAGGTCGACGGCGATGGCCGCGAGCGTCCCCCGTATCGCGTTCGGGTGGATGTCCCTCACCGCGTAGATGTCCTCGGTCCCCTCGATGATCAGGACCGGCCGCGGGGCACTCGCGGAGAGGTCCTTCAACTGGGAGAAGAGGTCGCGGTCGACGAGCGTGTCCACGAAATCCCGGACGGTCTTCCTCTCGACGAGGACCCTGTCTCCCACCGCGTAGTCGCCGGCGGGAAGCCTCCCTATCTCCATCGGGACGCGGAGCGCGGACAAGGCCTCGACGACCCCCGAGGACGTCTCGCGGTCGTCCACCCTTACCACGGTGCCATGGCCCGCGCCGTCGCCCGGGGGGTCGTCGAAGTCCCGGATCGATGTCTGCGAGGTTGATGGGGGGACGTCGCTGCCCGCCGGCCGGCTCGCCTCGCGGTGCATCCGGCGGATCCCGGAGAGCATCGTCCTCTCGCGGGTCTGGCTCACGTAACGGAACACCTCGTCGGTCGTCCCCCTCGTGACGAGGACGACGATCCTCCCCTTCCCGCTCCTCCCCGTCCTCCCCTTCCGCTGGATGCTCCGGATCTCGGAGGGGACAGCCTCGTAGAAGACGACGAGATCAGTGGAAGGGATGTCGAGCCCCTCCTCCCCGACCGAGGTCGCGACGAGCACGCGGAATTCCCCCTCGCGGAACTTCCGGATCGCCTCTATCTGCTTCTTCTGCGAGAGGCCCTTCTCGGTGTCCCTCGACGCCTGCCCGACGAACCTCTGGCTCGGGATGCCCCTCGCCGCGAGGAAGTCCACGATCTGCTGGACCATGTCCCGGTAGGTCGCAAAGACGATGATCCTGCTCCCCGGCGAGGCCTCGACCTGCTCGCGCACGACGTCGGCGAGGACCCCGAGTTTCGGGTGGAGCTCCTCCTTCCACGAGATGCACTGCTCGAGGACGCGGACGAAGACGGGGTCCCTCGCGAGGCGGGCCGCGGACTTCGGGCTGCCGCTCCCGGTCCCCTCGGCAAAGAGCCTGTTCACGTACTGGCAGAATACGCGGCTCCCCTGCGATTCCACGAGGCCTACCGCGTGCCGGAGCTTCAGGAGCTCGGCGTGGAGGGATGCCGCCGTGAATCCCGTGGGATCCCTCTCCTGTATCCTCTGCTGGATCTGGGCGTTGAGGGCGTTGAGGACCTTCATCGAGAGTTCCGCGCGGGGAGGCACCGGGAACCCGAGGGACCGGAGCTGGGCGAGCCGGTTGTCGATGAGGGAGTTGAGGGATGCCGCCGCCTGCCGGAGCTCGGCGGGGAGCTCGACCTCGATCACCTCGATCTCCCTCTCGTGGACGTAAGGCGCGACGTCCGGGTCGCTCTCCGTGCGGGTCTCGACGCGGGTAACCCCGAGGTTCCTGCAGACCTCCTCGACTTTCTCCCTCTTTCCCCCCGGGGACGCGGTCATCGCGAGCACGAGCGGAGAGCGCGCCGTCTCAAGGTAGCGCTTCGCGATGAAGACGTACGCGTAGTTCCCCACGGCCCTGTGGCACTCGTCGAAGACCGCGAGCACGACGTCGGAGAGGTCGTAAGCCCCGGAGAGGACGTCGTTCTTGATGACCTGCGGCGTCGCGAAGACGACCCGCGCGTCCTCCCATGCCTTCTCCCGTTCCGCGGCGGGCGTCTCCCCCGTGAACATCGCGAACGTCCGCTCGTCCCGCCCGGGGAGGGTGAGGAACGCCGAGAAAAACCGCATGTGCTGCTCGACGAGGGGTTTCGTTGGGGCGAGCACGAGGACCTTGCCGCCCTCGTTGTAGAGGCGCGATGCCGCGACGAGGAGCGCGATCGCCGTCTTCCCGAGCCCCGTCGGGAGGACGACCATCGTGTGGCCTTCCAGCGCCTTCATCGCGATCGAGAGCTGGTACGCGCGCGACTCGAGGGCTCCCTGCACGATGTAGGGGTGGGAGATGGTGGTCATGGGGACTTGAGCTGCGCAAAGGTCGTCCAGCCCTTCACGAGCGAGTAGACTATCGAGGGGATCTCCCGAGCCGGGACCCTCACCTGCTCCATGCTGTCCCTCTCGCGGAGCGTCACGGTCCCGTCCTCCGGGGTCTGGTAATCCACCGTGATCCCAAACGGTGTCCCGATCTCGTCCTGCCTCCTGTACCTCCGGCCGATCGCCCCCGAGTCGTCGTACTCCGCGACGATGCCGCGGGCGGCGAGGCTCTCCGCGATCCCGCGCGCGATCTCGGGGAGGTTGTCCCTGTTCATCAGGGGGAAGACCGCCGCCTGGATGGGCGCGATGCGCGGCGGGAGCCGGAGGACCCTCCGTTCCTCGTCCCTCACGACCTCTTCAGAGTAGTTGTGCTCGAGGACCGCGTAGATCATCCTGTCGATCCCGTAACTCGGCTCGATCACGTGGGGGACGACCTCCTCGCCCGGGATCTCGACCTCCTCCTCGCGGACGTCGTAGAGGTCGGGCGTGACCTCGATCTCCTCGCCGTCCACCATGACCCTCACCACGCCGCCGGCGGCAGCGGGGTCCGCGGCCTCGAGCGCCGCCGCGATCGCCTTTGCCCTGTCCCTGAACCGGGGTCCGAGCGCGCCCATGCGCGGCACGACCCTCGTCCGCTTCACCCTCCTCGGCTCGGGGAACGGGATGAAGACCGAGAACCTCTCCCCGCTGTGCCTCTCGTGGGCCCGCAGGTCGTAGTCTGTCCGGTCCGCGATCCCGACCGTCTCGACCCACCCGAACCGCCCGGAGTAGATCTCCGCGTCCCAGCAGTCCACCGCGTAGTGGGCCCTCTCCTCGGGGAGGTGCTGCCGGAACCGGAGCCTCTCGGGTCTCACCCCGATCGTGACGAGGATCTCGTGGGTGAGCGCGATGCAGTACGCGAGGAAGCTGTGGGCGACGGTGCCGGAATCCACGGCCTCCTGCATGGTCATCTCGACGGGGGGCGACCCCTCCTGCTGCTGCGCGATCCCGAGCAGGGGGACGCGGTAACCGCTGTACCGCGAGAACCGCGGGTGGTCCTTCTTCTCCGGGTGGACGAATATCTCGGCCTCGGCCTGCGTGAATTCCCGCAGCCGGATCATCCCCTGCCGGGGCGATATCTCGTTCCGGTAGGACTTCCCAATCTGGACAGCCCCGAAGGGGAGCCTGTCCCTGTAGAACCGGAGGAGCCGCGAGAAATCTGTAAACATCCCCTGCGCGGTCTCCGGCCGGAGGTAGCCCTTCCGCTGGGAGCCGGGCCCGATGGAGGTCTCGAACATGAGGTTGAACGAGAAGACCTCGACGTTCCCGAACCTCTCGTTGCAGGACGGGCAGGGGAGGTCGCGGATGGTCTCCGCGAGCCGTGCCGCGTCGAGGGAGGATGCCGCCGGGAGGCCTGCCCCCTCCGCGAGGTGGTCTGCCCTGAAGTACTCTCTGCAGTGGGGGCACTGGCACATCTTGTCGGTGAAGCCGCTGACGTGGCCCGAGGCGACGAAGATCTCCTCCTGGCCGATCGTCGGGCACTCGATCTCGTAGTAACCCTCCCCCGCCACGTAGAACTCCCGCCAGACGTCCTCGATCCTCCTCTTCATCATCGCGCCGAGCGGGCCGTAGTCGACGAACCCGGCGACCGAACCGTAGCACTCGGCCGTCGGCCAGATGAAGCCCCTCCGCTTCGCGAGGTCCATGACTGCATCGTAAATATCGCTCATGGGAACAGGGTCACTCTCCCTATATCTGGGCCCGCGGCCACAAAAAACTGTGGGGATTTCCCGGGGGACGACTCACAAAATATTTGTATGAGGAAGACCATTCCAACAGATCATTGCCCTGTACGGGAGAATCCGGCGATTCCGGGGCAGAAAGGTAAGGTTAAATACGAAGGACGGTATCTAATTCGGTAGTCTGCCAGTGAGGCTTCATGCAGGACGAAAAAAAGAGGAAGCGAGAACTCCTCCGTTTGTTCTCAGACATCTCAGGGAAGACAAAGATCGTGGAGCCGATGAAGAAGATCCATGGCACCCTGCGTGACCGCGACGCGGTGGAGAGGGAGATCGCACTCGTCATGCGTGAGATCCTCGAGCAGGGAATTTTCAAGACGAAGCTCAAGCCGATCCAGCTCGCGAGGCTGATTTCCGCATACTACGCGGGCAAGAACGACACGGAGATCGCGAGGGAACTCGGCGACGAGAAACTCTCAAAGACCGTCGCGAGGGCAAGGGTCAGGCTGAAGCTCTTCAGGGACCTCGACTTCAAGATGCCGTTTGACCAGAAACGCCTCGAGGAACTCCTCGCGTCGGGCAAGACGATGAAGGAGATCTCCGAGGAGCTCGGCGTGAGCCCCTCGACGCTCCGGGAGTACCGCCATGTCCTCGAGCAGAGGGACGATACCACGATCGACCCGTACCTCGAGCGGATCAGGGACGTGATGGAGGACCGCGACCTCTCGGAGCAGATGACGAGGAGCGCGACGAAGGACGGCCTAGGGGAGACAATCGACATCACCGAGGCGGAGCTGATCGACGTCACGTGAGCGCGTGGCGCCGCGGACCGCAAAGTTCTTTTCTCCCGCCCCTCACCCTCCCAAGGGAACCATGCCTTTTCGCACGGAGGGAACGAAAATGGAGATCACGTGGTTTGGGCACGCGTGCGTCCTCGTCTCGGGGAGCAGGAAGGTCCTCCTCGACCCGTTCGTGCCCGGCGGGAAGATCGGTGCAGAGCCCGACGTCATCGCCCTCACCCACGGGCACGCCGACCACACGGGGTGCCTCCCGGACTTCCCCGGCGTCCCGGTCGTCGCGGTCAACGAGATTGCGAAGTTTCTCCGCTCGCGGGGGTGGGAGACGGAGCCGATGAACATCGGGGGGACGATCGAATTCCGGGGGGTCACCTTCACCATGACCCCGGCGGTCCACTCGGCGTGGCTCGAGGAGGCAGGGCCGGGGTTCACGGCGGGCGCCGCCGCGGGTTTCGTCGTGAGGATGGACGGGAAGTCCGTGTACCACGCGGGGGACACCGCGCTCTTCTCCGACATGGCACTCGTCGGGAAGCTGTACCACCCGGACGTCGCCCTCCTCCCGATAGGGGGCAGGTACACGATGGGCCCCGAGGAGGCCATGGTTGCCGCCCAGATGATCGGGGCGCCGGTCGTCGTCCCCATCCACTACGGCACGTGGCCCGCCATCGCAAAGGACCCGCGGGAATTCGCCCGCGCCCTCGAGCGCACGACGGACTGCAGGGCGGTCATCCTGCGGCCCGGGGAGAGCCTCTCCCTCTGATAGGGGGGAGCCGCCCGGGATACTTTTATATAGTCCCGGGCGAACCCTCGGTTATCCAGGGGTGACAGAAACGTGGAGCTCGACGGGAAGACGGTGATAGGGACGGGGATCATCCTCTTCATCATCGTTGTCGGTCTCTGGTACCTGTTCATCAGGTGACCGGGGGAGGGAGAGGGAACGGCGGGGAGTGCCGTTTCGCGGGGAGACCCCGGGCGTTTCCTTTTTTCGTGAAGTTGCGTGGCGGCAGCGGGAGGCAGGAAAAGGGAGGGGACTTTTTTTGATGGGAGGAGAGTCCCGCGCGGGAATTCCACGGGTGGTTGGCGGGGGACGCGGAGAGGGGGAAAAGGGAGAAAAAGGTCAGAAGTCCGTCATCACCCGGAACTGGTCGATCTCCTCCCTGTTCAGCTGCTCGAGGAAGAGGTCGGCCGCGGAGTGGACGTCCTTGCTCATGGTGATCGCTCTCCCCACGACCACGATGTCGGCCCCCGCGGCGAGCGCTTCCTTCACGTTCTCCACGCGTATCCCGCCCGCCGTCGCGACGAGGATCCGCCGTCCCGCGGCCTTCCGGATCGCGGGGATGTCGCCCCACGCGTGGGCACTGTCCTCGGCATCGATGGCGCGGTGGAGCTCGACGACGTCGGGCTTGACACCGAGTCCCCGCAGGATTGCCACGGGGTCCTGCACGTTGAGCATGTCGACGATGGAGTAGATCCCCGTCTTCCTCGCCTCCGCGATCGCCTTCTCGAGCGTGGCCCTCGGCGCGAGGCCCGAGATGACGACCGCGTCTGCCGACGCGTCGGCCGCCATCCTCGCCTCGAGGTTCCCCGTGTCGAGGACCTTGAGGTCGGCGATGACGAAGGCCGCGGGCCTGACCTTCCGGATCTCCCCGATGACCGAGAGACCGAACTTCTTGATGAGCGGCGTCCCCGCCTCGATGATGAGGTGGTCGTTCTCCGGGAGGGCGGATAGGACGGACCTCACCTTGCCCATGTCCACGATGTCGAGGGCGACCTGGAGGTACGGTGGATCCCAGAGGCGCTGGACCTTGAACCCCATGACCGCGTGGGGTGCCCTGTCCTTCTCGTAGAGGAGGGTCTTCTTGTCGGGGAAGTTCTCGAGCGCGCGCGCGACGGCGAGCTTCGTCGCCCCGTAATTGTACCGGTAGATCTTGTTGTAGTCCTGTGCTTCCGGGTCGAGGTAGACGCTCGCGAGGATGACGATCGACTCGAGGTCGGCATCGCCGAACGCGCCCTCCTCGACAGCGTCCGCGACCGCCTTCGCGACGGCAGCCTGCACGGGCCCGAACATCTCGCGGATCTGGCTCGCCTTGCGCAGCGTTACCTTCGGGATGACGAGGGTCGCCGGTTTCGCCATCAGGTTGGGCCGGATCACGGCGAGCAGGGGCGTGTGCCCTGCCGAGAGCTGGGAGAGGGCGTTTGCGAACGCCGCTCCCACGGGGCCGTCCTTGTCCCCGAGGATGAGGTCCACGTGGGCCAGCTCCGGCCCCTCCCCGACCAGTGCTTCACCGATGTGGTACATGAAACGGATCGATCTCCTCACTCACTATGTGGACCGGCACGTTAATAAATGTGCGAGGAACGGTGCGAGGAACGGCGCGAAAGACCGGGGAGACCGCACGGGGACACGCGGGGAAACGGGATGCTGCCCGCCGGTGCGGGGTGGTCCGTGAAGATCTCGCCGGGTTCGCCCGGGCAAAAGAGATGTCTCAACCGCGGGAGAATGTGGGGCCGGTGAGATTTGAACTCACGACCGACGGGTCTCTCCGACATGCGTCAGTGCTCCAACGGATCATCACCAATCCAATCAGGAGACCCATTGTTCATCATCCGCACGACGCGAACTACCGCTGGAGCCCGTCGCCATACCGGACTAGGCCACGACCCCTTGGATGTATTAGGTCACATCGCGCGGATTTAAGGATTATGCTGTGGCCACGGCCGGTGCGATTCCGGTGGGGCTATATGAATGCAGCGCGAACAGGTTCTGGATGGTTGCAGCCAGTTACGACTGCGGAGTCTCGGACAAGCCCCTCCTCGGGCTCACGATAGGCGAGATGCTCACCCTCGTCGCGCAGGAGTACCCCCACAACGAGGCGCTGGTCTCGGTGCACCAAGGTGTCCGGTACACCTACAGGGAGTTCCTCCGGAAGGTGGAGGAGTTCGGGAAGGGCCTGATGGCGATAGGAGTCGAGAAGGGCGACCGCGTCGGGATATGGGCCATGAACCACGCCGAGTGGGTCGTGACCCAGTTTGCGACCGCGAAGATCGGGGCGATCATGGTCAACATCAACCCGGCCTACCGCCCCTACGAGCTCGACTACGTGCTGCGGCAGGCAGAGATCCAGACGCTCATCGTGCAGGGGAGGTTCAAGACATCGGACTACGTGGGCATGCTCCTCGAGACGTGCCCGGAGGTCGCCACCTCTCGGCCCGGTCACCTGAACACCGAGAGGTTCCCGTTCCTCAAGAACGTCATCTTCATGGGGAGCGAGGCTCCCCCCGGGATGTTCTCGTGGGACGAGATCGTGAGGGGGGGACACGACGTGACGCGGGACGAGCTCCTCGCGCGGGAGGACTCCCTCTCCTTCGACGACGCGATCAACATCCAGTACACGAGCGGGACGACGGGGTTCCCTAAGGGTGTCGTCCTCTCCCACCACGGGATCCTGAACAACGGGAACATCATCGCCGACGGGATGAACTTCACGGAGAAGGACAGGCTCTGCATCCCCGTCCCGTTCTACCACTGCTTCGGGATGGTCCTCTCGAACCTCGCCTGCGTGACGCACGGCGCGACCATGGTCATCCCCTCGCCGGTGTTCAACGCGGGCGACGTCCTCGCGACCGTCGAGAAGGAGAGGTGCACCGCCCTCCACGGCGTCCCGACGATGTTCATCGCGGAGCTCTCCCACCCGGACTTCCCGAGCTACTCGATGGAGACGCTCCGCACGGGGATCATGGCGGGCTCCCCGTGCCCCATCGAGGTGATGAAAGAGGTGAACCGGAAGATGAACATGTCCGAGATAGTCATCGTCTACGGCCAGACCGAGACATCGCCGGGGATCACCATGACGACGACGAGGGACCCGCTGGAGCGGCGCGTCTCGACGGTGGGGAAGGTCTTCCCCCACACGGAGCTGAAGATCGTCGACCCGAAGACCGGGAAGATCGTGCCGCGCGGCGAGGTCGGCGAGATATGCGCCCGCGGGTATTGCGTCATGAAGTGCTACTACAACAACCCGAGCGCGACGCACGCGGTGCTCGACGAGAACGGCTGGATCCACACGGGGGACCTCGGGACGATCGACGCGGAGGGGTACGTGAAGATCGTCGGGCGCTTAAAAGACATGGTCATCCGGGGCGGCGAGAACATCTACCCCCGCGAGATAGAGGAGTTCCTCCACAACCACCCGAAGATTGCGGACGTGTACGTGATCGGGGTCCCCGACGAGAAGTACGGCGAGGAGCTGATGGCGTGGGTCATGGT harbors:
- a CDS encoding bifunctional 5,6,7,8-tetrahydromethanopterin hydro-lyase/3-hexulose-6-phosphate synthase; the protein is MYHIGEALVGEGPELAHVDLILGDKDGPVGAAFANALSQLSAGHTPLLAVIRPNLMAKPATLVIPKVTLRKASQIREMFGPVQAAVAKAVADAVEEGAFGDADLESIVILASVYLDPEAQDYNKIYRYNYGATKLAVARALENFPDKKTLLYEKDRAPHAVMGFKVQRLWDPPYLQVALDIVDMGKVRSVLSALPENDHLIIEAGTPLIKKFGLSVIGEIRKVRPAAFVIADLKVLDTGNLEARMAADASADAVVISGLAPRATLEKAIAEARKTGIYSIVDMLNVQDPVAILRGLGVKPDVVELHRAIDAEDSAHAWGDIPAIRKAAGRRILVATAGGIRVENVKEALAAGADIVVVGRAITMSKDVHSAADLFLEQLNREEIDQFRVMTDF
- a CDS encoding AMP-binding protein, which codes for MVAASYDCGVSDKPLLGLTIGEMLTLVAQEYPHNEALVSVHQGVRYTYREFLRKVEEFGKGLMAIGVEKGDRVGIWAMNHAEWVVTQFATAKIGAIMVNINPAYRPYELDYVLRQAEIQTLIVQGRFKTSDYVGMLLETCPEVATSRPGHLNTERFPFLKNVIFMGSEAPPGMFSWDEIVRGGHDVTRDELLAREDSLSFDDAINIQYTSGTTGFPKGVVLSHHGILNNGNIIADGMNFTEKDRLCIPVPFYHCFGMVLSNLACVTHGATMVIPSPVFNAGDVLATVEKERCTALHGVPTMFIAELSHPDFPSYSMETLRTGIMAGSPCPIEVMKEVNRKMNMSEIVIVYGQTETSPGITMTTTRDPLERRVSTVGKVFPHTELKIVDPKTGKIVPRGEVGEICARGYCVMKCYYNNPSATHAVLDENGWIHTGDLGTIDAEGYVKIVGRLKDMVIRGGENIYPREIEEFLHNHPKIADVYVIGVPDEKYGEELMAWVMVREGETMTEEEVREFCRGKIAHYKIPRYVKFVTEFPMSVTGKVQKFRMREIAIKELGLEAVAKIETA